The DNA region CACTTAATGACTGAACTTGCTTTGACAATACAGAGTGTCGGAGCCTCTTTCTACAGATAGACCCGCGGGCAGGCTCATTCaatcattgctgaaaagactcaactacatcataacaacattaccaagagccgtagccccttaatgcacacggTTCCACCGGTGTAATGCtgttacaccactatgacagtacacggTGCCTTTGGTAAAACCTTACGACTTGGTCAtggccattctggtgacagcttatttataacaggccgtgtcttactgggttaactaACAGATTAAGCCTTTTATAGGGCAAATGACtatttgatcacttccgattaCTTGCACGCCTATCACAAATTCCCCCGCCATGCCTCtctacagcctgatctccaaaaattctgtgctcctggacacggacggttaaggacacgaaatccgtgtccaggcgcacggattttgccaaaattccgtgctcctggacacggaatttttttctgtgctcctggacacagaatttttttccgtgctcctggacacggaattgctttctataggctattaccacagcactgtgtaactctatcattagaaaatacataccaaatgctaattctaaacaaaataatgctatagcaatttaagttgtgccctgaccaaaacattccctaaccttaacctgtcattaaagacatatttttgagaaatatcttttccagttggttgctaagctatcaaattcatataatgaatgaaacaaaactagctgtgcccagaccaaaacaatccctaaccctaacctgtcagtaggaaatgtttttttttttttgaaaaaatatttgaaattagaaaaatcctgaaaaaacacaagactgtggaaacaaagagctgtgggattagcctatagagagagcacttccctgtgtccatcacggaaaacaattccgtgtccaggagcacggaaaacaattccgtgtccaggagcacggaatttaggcaaaatccgtgctcctggacacggattttgtgcccttaacatccgtgtccaggagcacagaatttttggagatcatgttgctctctacaagggtgtacaagcaagtgggttatatcaaattGATCAGGGGAAATCAGGCTTTCACACAGATAGAGCAGGGTTTCtcacagcactttattgctaaggcggccggccaccttgacaagaaacaccaaccaccttgactaggtcccctgaaaagataaagatttcatgatgtgaatgtaatttctaaagttatttagccacaaaatatatacttttaacgTCCCACCACAAATTCTGAGGAAAATACTGTagtgacatcatgacatttgaccaatcagcagtagCCCGAagcctgtcaaacttttttttcaatTGGGAACTGAGACttgagacttggtcattacaatttcggTGGCAGTAAGTTATATTTAATAGAGGTTCGACATTACGTTATAGAGAGGGGGGGGTCCTGTTAGAAGTTTTTTGTCCATGCCATGTCATGCTGCTATTTTCAGGCATTTTGAGGCACCAACACAGAACAATATTGTGGTATACAGCCTAGTCACTGGGTAGGATAAATTCTcccaaataaaaaataagaagcaAAAGGGAAGCGTCATTACCTTTCTGGCATTGGCGGACATACTGAGGGCCATCAGGCCTTCGAGGTAGCTGCTTAGGCTAACGCCTTTCACTGTGATGATAGCTTCCTGGGTTAGAACGGTGCTGCATGTGCATTGTttgaaggagaggggaaagggtaGTTTAGCGATGTTGAGTACACAATGAAATAGACTGGAAATAGAAAAATggcaaacaacaaaaaatgtcaaCAGACTGGAAAAATCTGTGAAAGAGACATCAACAATGTGTGTGCCTTACATCTCAGGGTTGTCAGGGTGAGGTCTGTAAAGAAGACGTTCGTCAACCGAAACAAGGTTTGTGAGGGTTATCtgagaaagaagagggagaaattGTGTTTGACAGAAAAATGAAACCATTATGAGATCTTTTCTATGCTATTTTTGTGTAGAGtctaatgttttgttgttttgaatTGGCACTGTAGTTACATTGTCTAATGTGCACGCAGCAGTGAAATTGACAGGATTTTATGCTACAGTGATCACCCTATACATCCACATTTATCAATCTGACCGACATTGATCAGTCTTACATTGGGACGCTATTATAAATACTCACATTTGTAGAGCAGAgttccattttcttttcttctggaTCCACAATGGAATGCTCTTTCACGTAGGTAACTGTCTGACTTGTTCCCAGAATCTAAGGTATAAAGGCAGGATGGGAAATCAATTTAATGCTACAATACTCTTAAAAAAAAGTGCACACATAGAGCTTTTAACCAAATGAATGATGTGACACAATTAGTGATCACAGAAACAGTAACTAAATCCTCTCACTTCCTGAGCAGTTTGTTTACTATGACATCATCCTATGTGTGCAGGTGACAGGTGGTTGTGGTTTCCCCATTTCACTTTTAAAGGTCATTCACTTTTGCTTACTTCTCTTTTGAATCACAATGACACTGGAGgagttttaaaaaaacattcagtGTTCTGCTGCAATAATTTGCCTTCATGTCCTGGAGGCAGAGATGCTGTGTATTTTTTAGGAGAAGGATTTAAGATGCTGCATCTAGTTTTCGAGAGGATCCTTACCAGAAGGACAAATGACAAAATGTTTAGGAGCCCTTCTTGGACTCAGAGAAAGTTTGGTTGAGGCGCTCTATGGATAGGGAAAAGTGAGAATGAACAAACCGAAGGAAATCCAAGTATCCTTTGCCTTTACTTCTTGCAAAGGGGGGGGGTCGTCTTGGATTTCCCTCTGTTTGagcaagaaagacaaataaaacaaaaaaagctgCTGAAAATTGAAGGCAGCTGACCGCTCGGACGATGCCTGGCAAGCCCCACTCCGTACTGAGCAGCCTGTGACTGTGCAGCCGGCCATCCGTgtccagcttcctgtccaagacGTCCACTCCCACCACGCTGGGATTCATGGGATTGGGGTACTTCCTCATGGCCGCCTTGATCACCGTCTCCCACGGGTAGCTACAGCATGGACACAGTCAAGCAAAGCAAGCCCTTCTCTAATAATACTGTAATGCTGTAGTTTTAGCAGGATTGCAGTATTTTTATGAATTAGaattaatttattatttaatcTTACGTAATATATTTCTGTGTCCAAATTACTGTGCTGTACTACATTCACTACCTCGAACTACATCAGAACAGTAGTAATACTACTGTAATAATGCAGAAATACAACAGCAAAACTGTTTTATAACACATTATAGAATGGTTCTGTCTTTCTTCTTGTTTCATGTCACATTGCATTACAATTGGCACATGTTGCCTATTCTGAACCAATTTGCCAGTCCAAAAAGGACACAAACGCCACTAATGTGTGGAGGAATTTAAAGTAAACAAAGCATAACAAAGGAAATGTAGATATGGACTTGGTCAGCAGACAGGTTAATATGAAGGTACATTTGCTTTACACTATTttaagagcttcattgcaaaatagtgtaggctatatccattttggaacattttggggaaaattacatttttgtctggtgctaaccaggcaaatctttgtcaacacaaagTCGTGGTGGACGGACGCACAGGCCACATGGCTAGATGGACGAACTGCTTCTGATAACATAAAGGTATTGCTCATCATAAGGTAGGCTACAGAATGCAGTGGTCCACTCCAGATTTTGGAAGTTTGGCTTCCATGAATACCTAAAGCTGTTCAAAGTCTGACATCCATGACTTTCAATATAAatctggtagccccttaatgcgcgccgtacctccagtggcacactgtaatagtcattgaaatgtaactacaatagcactacaatactatgacacaacacatgccctttagtaatgcaccacgacttggtcattaccacactggtaacaacaaatgtataaagccgtgtcttaaggggttaattcatAATACAAAGACAAGAATATTCGCTGTTCAATGACATTGAACCATGTCGATACATACAAATGGGACGACAGGGCGACTCTTTGCAGGTCGCTAGTTCTTAGCATTTAGCTATGATTTATTGCTGCAAATCATTCGTGTTTCACAGTGGGCTACAGCAAAACTCTTTATATGTCATACCTGAATATATGCTCCGTACTCCAAATCTTCATTTTTCCATCAATTATTCCTGTGTGCCCTTGTATTAGGAGGTTTTCGTCAGCAGGCTTAATTTTGACGTAATTCACCTGCCGGTTACATCCTCAGGACAGCAGACTAGCATCTTTCCGGCAGCAAGAAAGAACCGCCCAGCCCAGAGTCACGATAGCCAATCATAAGCGAGAATGAGCCAATGGATGCTGAGGAAACCAAAGTATCTCCAAAGGAACCTTAAACAGAGTGGAGGACCTATAATTCAATAAATAAGTGTTTTTAGCTGTCATCTATGGCAGGGATTGAGACCATGCCTGCCACATGcagtgcagtggtggtggtgcacgAGATAGGAAAGTACATGCGGAAAGCACGCTTCTGTGAAAGGGACTTCCCCAAAGACATGGGTAAAACTAGGGGGAAGTTCGGGCAACCCTCTTCTGATGCAGCCATCACAAACCATTTACTGTTGACGAATGGATATACCCAGACGTGTCGATATTTCACCTGGTGAGTAACAATTTGCTGCTAGCCTGTATGGAATTTCAGCGCGATATGGCTATATTCACGTCAAAATCTAcgatttcctttcctctctggtCGGCGTTCTAATTGGTTATGTTTGGACATTAACACACTTCTTTGCAGATAAACGATTGAAAGCTCAGTTACTGACGCTCAGTCGATCTTTACCGCTTTGCCTGGTGGAAAAAATGGCCACGGAGTTATTCCATACCCGGACCATCACCGGTCATGAAGTTGAAGTTATTGCATCTCAACGCACAGACCGTGAAAAAGCATCGCAGCTAATTCAGATTGTGCTGCGAAAGGGCCGAAAAGCATCTGAGATATTCTACCAATGTTTGAGAGGTTGTTGTCCAGATCTGCAACTGATGGGCACTGGTGAGTTGCAGTTTCCATTCTTGCACAAAAGCAATGGTTTTGTATTGTTGTCAAATTTGATGAACGGGAGATTGATAGGCTATCTCTCTTTATTCCATGTTGTGTGTTTATCTTAGTGTAAGATATTTGTATTTGTTTCTTTTCTAATCCACATGAAcaaaatgtctttctttctttctttctttccttctttttaaaTCACAGCCACATCACTAGATCCTGTTTACGAACAATCTATATCCAAGACAAATAGAATCAACAAACAACCGGTCAAGGACACTTCTATTGGTATGAAGTGAAATGTTTGTGTCATCAGTGAGTTATTATGATTGCATCAGAAAATGACAGCACTGAAGTGCCTTTAACCACTTCCTGAATGAATTGTTTACTGTGACATTAATTAATTCGTGTGTGCAGGTGTAAGTGGTTTCCCCACTGTACATCTAAAGGTATTTGTCATACTTCTCTTCACAGTAATGCCGGGAGACTACAGAAGCATACCCACTTCTGACTGTCATTGTACCAAAAGAGATTTCACTCCTTATGCACCATCCTATGTCATAAACATCCACAATTCTGTCTTGTGCCACTGTGTCATTGGGGACAACAGCAGCCAAGTCATTTCCACTGAAAGGGACCAACTCTTACATCAGAGGCAATACGGTGGCCTACAAGGTGAGAGCCACATTACTGCTTTCAGTAGAGCATAGAAGAGCTATGCAGCTATTACATGAtgtaaaggagaattcctgccaattccAAAATGCAATTGTATTGCATGCTGcccttgacttgccagtacctgACGGAACAGCCTTTtttgtgcaaattttacctccaagctagcagttaacatagGCCTCAagcctatgagaccagttagccgccagctggtctcgtAGGAtttaatgttaactgctagctgggaggtaaaatttgcactgcca from Engraulis encrasicolus isolate BLACKSEA-1 chromosome 5, IST_EnEncr_1.0, whole genome shotgun sequence includes:
- the prelid3a gene encoding PRELI domain containing protein 3A; the protein is MKIWSTEHIFSYPWETVIKAAMRKYPNPMNPSVVGVDVLDRKLDTDGRLHSHRLLSTEWGLPGIVRAILGTSQTVTYVKEHSIVDPEEKKMELCSTNITLTNLVSVDERLLYRPHPDNPEITVLTQEAIITVKGVSLSSYLEGLMALSMSANARKGWDAIEWIIQNSERENVPLCDLY
- the si:dkey-29h14.10 gene encoding uncharacterized protein si:dkey-29h14.10, which produces MDIPRRVDISPDKRLKAQLLTLSRSLPLCLVEKMATELFHTRTITGHEVEVIASQRTDREKASQLIQIVLRKGRKASEIFYQCLRGCCPDLQLMGTATSLDPVYEQSISKTNRINKQPVKDTSIVMPGDYRSIPTSDCHCTKRDFTPYAPSYVINIHNSVLCHCVIGDNSSQVISTERDQLLHQRQYGGLQDVRNNLIDGQQGASEVSAGEPHIQVQNSHMEYVIIGDHSSMVVTTSESEEEEEGEREEHEECPQECPQECHDDSST